A DNA window from Massilia putida contains the following coding sequences:
- a CDS encoding BON domain-containing protein → MNVTKRIATAIFTAAVAFTVVGCSSSPTKESTGEYIDDAAITAKVKAAIFNEPTLKSTEINVETYKGDVQLSGFVAQPQDAQKAADVARGVKGVASVKNDIRVK, encoded by the coding sequence ATGAACGTCACCAAACGCATCGCCACCGCCATCTTCACCGCCGCCGTCGCCTTCACCGTCGTCGGCTGCTCGTCGAGCCCGACCAAGGAAAGCACCGGCGAGTACATCGACGACGCCGCCATCACGGCGAAGGTCAAGGCTGCGATCTTCAACGAGCCGACCCTGAAGTCGACCGAGATCAATGTCGAGACCTACAAGGGCGACGTGCAGCTGTCGGGCTTCGTGGCCCAGCCGCAAGATGCGCAGAAGGCTGCCGATGTGGCCCGTGGCGTGAAAGGTGTGGCGTCGGTCAAGAACGACATCCGCGTAAAATAA
- a CDS encoding AI-2E family transporter: MQLAPSGPATSEASEPILPVAAPAVDIDQAAREAGLADPAGAPTGEELGAAHGELRLPVHVNARGLTLGVIATVAFIFGLQWAKNFFVPLLLGIFIAYTLSPVVRWLERWHIKRAIGATVVTALMLVGMALTAQRVQGEFLNIVDELPTLTHKVTKILTDGSDGPSTIQQMQAAAAEIEQAAANAGSAKRTAAPRRAPVPAAAQTPGGSNFRVMDWLLAGSVGLASFISQATMVVFLVFFLLLAGDTFKRKLVKLTGPSLTQKKVTVHILEDINTSIQNYMFMLLVTNVLLALLMWVALRLIGLENAGAWAIFAGVAHIMPYFGPLLITSATGLVAFLQFESLRMVILVAGASLAIATLVGMVVTTWMTGKIAKMNPAAVFVSLLFWGFLWGMWGLLLGVPVVVVIKVVAERVEGMEVIAELLGE, translated from the coding sequence ATGCAGCTCGCCCCATCCGGCCCCGCGACGTCCGAGGCATCCGAACCCATCCTTCCGGTTGCCGCGCCGGCCGTGGACATCGACCAGGCGGCGCGCGAGGCCGGCCTCGCCGATCCTGCCGGGGCGCCCACGGGCGAAGAGCTCGGCGCGGCCCACGGCGAACTGCGTCTTCCCGTTCACGTCAATGCGCGCGGCCTCACGCTGGGCGTGATCGCGACCGTCGCCTTCATCTTCGGCCTGCAGTGGGCCAAGAATTTCTTCGTGCCGCTCTTGCTCGGCATCTTCATCGCCTACACCCTGAGCCCCGTCGTGCGCTGGCTGGAACGCTGGCACATCAAGCGCGCCATCGGCGCGACCGTCGTTACGGCCCTGATGCTCGTCGGCATGGCGCTGACGGCGCAGCGGGTGCAGGGCGAGTTCCTCAACATCGTCGACGAACTGCCGACCTTGACCCACAAGGTCACGAAAATCCTCACGGACGGTTCGGACGGGCCGTCGACCATCCAGCAGATGCAGGCCGCCGCGGCCGAGATCGAGCAGGCCGCCGCCAACGCGGGCAGTGCGAAACGGACGGCAGCGCCGCGCCGCGCACCGGTGCCCGCCGCCGCGCAGACCCCCGGCGGCAGCAATTTCCGCGTCATGGACTGGCTGCTGGCCGGTTCCGTCGGGCTCGCCAGTTTCATCTCGCAGGCCACGATGGTCGTGTTCCTCGTGTTCTTTTTGCTGCTCGCCGGCGACACGTTCAAGCGCAAGCTCGTCAAGCTGACCGGGCCGTCGCTGACGCAAAAGAAAGTGACCGTGCACATCCTCGAGGACATCAACACGTCCATCCAGAACTATATGTTCATGCTGCTCGTCACGAACGTGCTGCTGGCGCTGCTGATGTGGGTCGCGCTGCGCCTCATCGGTCTGGAAAACGCGGGCGCCTGGGCGATCTTCGCGGGCGTCGCGCACATCATGCCGTACTTCGGTCCGCTGCTCATCACGTCGGCCACGGGCCTCGTCGCCTTCCTGCAGTTCGAATCGCTGCGCATGGTGATCCTCGTGGCGGGCGCGTCGCTGGCGATCGCGACCCTGGTCGGCATGGTCGTCACCACCTGGATGACGGGCAAGATCGCGAAGATGAACCCGGCCGCCGTCTTCGTCAGCCTGCTGTTCTGGGGCTTTTTGTGGGGCATGTGGGGCTTGCTGCTCGGCGTGCCCGTCGTCGTCGTGATCAAGGTCGTGGCCGAGCGCGTGGAAGGCATGGAAGTCATCGCCGAACTGCTCGGCGAATAG
- a CDS encoding YihY/virulence factor BrkB family protein — protein sequence MAVHNWIPFSRQVVHVMRCAVTEWLGHRASSKGAALAFYTLFSLAPILVLVIAIAGFFYGTDAAQGQLLDELRGLVGKQGAETIQAILAGARNKESGKLATIIATGLLLVGATSAFAELKDSLDEIWDVPPPKDATWWDTVRTRLLSFGLILTLGLLLMFTLVVSAALSVLEKYLGGMWHSATIILGWVAWAFSFLVIAVMFGAIYKLLPRVKLSWHDVTIGALGTAILFTLGKFAIGLYIGNSGTTSSFGAAGSLIALLLWVYYSAQIFFLGAEFARQYALQMGSLKDKEVPGAPAPGARPSPVH from the coding sequence ATGGCAGTACACAATTGGATCCCCTTCTCCCGCCAGGTCGTCCACGTCATGCGCTGCGCCGTGACCGAATGGCTGGGCCACCGGGCGTCGAGCAAGGGCGCCGCACTCGCCTTCTACACGCTGTTTTCGCTGGCGCCCATTCTCGTGCTCGTGATCGCGATCGCCGGCTTCTTCTACGGCACCGATGCCGCTCAGGGCCAGCTGCTGGACGAGCTGCGCGGCCTCGTCGGCAAACAGGGGGCGGAAACCATCCAGGCGATCCTGGCCGGTGCCCGCAACAAGGAAAGCGGCAAGCTGGCGACGATCATCGCCACCGGCCTGCTGCTCGTCGGCGCAACGAGCGCGTTTGCGGAACTCAAGGACAGCCTCGACGAAATCTGGGACGTGCCGCCGCCGAAAGACGCCACCTGGTGGGATACCGTGCGTACCCGCCTGCTGTCGTTCGGCCTGATCCTCACGCTGGGCCTGCTGCTGATGTTCACGCTGGTCGTGTCGGCCGCGCTGTCCGTGCTGGAAAAATACCTGGGCGGCATGTGGCATTCGGCAACGATCATACTCGGCTGGGTGGCCTGGGCATTCAGCTTTCTCGTCATCGCCGTGATGTTCGGCGCGATCTACAAGCTGCTGCCGCGCGTGAAGCTGTCGTGGCATGACGTGACCATCGGCGCCCTCGGCACCGCGATCCTGTTCACGCTGGGCAAATTCGCGATCGGCCTTTACATCGGCAACAGCGGCACGACAAGCAGCTTCGGCGCGGCCGGCTCGCTGATCGCGCTGTTGCTGTGGGTGTATTACTCGGCGCAGATCTTTTTCCTGGGCGCGGAATTCGCCCGCCAGTACGCCTTGCAGATGGGCAGCCTGAAGGACAAGGAGGTGCCCGGTGCCCCCGCGCCTGGCGCGCGCCCGTCGCCCGTACACTGA
- a CDS encoding OmpA family protein codes for MNNTKKIALAAAILCAAGSALAQDTTEVINPSWYIAPTVVGIKPDHDFLVSKKDWGGGLKFGKAVHPLWDIQFGATQARVDGNNGYNYRQTLVGVDALLMLSRKTFRPYLLVGVGGERDHESNPIRNASGWSPYYQAGLGFQVSMNEQWSLQADLRDVRAHLRDNDKFGFSRANTKYATVSLNYAFNPPPRPAPAPAPAPAPAPVVEAPAPAPAAPPPPPARFEKVTLSASELFGFDKATLSMPQPKLDDIAAALQADPSITNVEITGYTDRLGSAKYNQKLSERRANAVRDYLISKGVDGSRLKAYGKGEKNPVVTDCHQKKRKELIACLAPNRRVEVEPITIERRVQ; via the coding sequence GTGAATAATACGAAGAAGATCGCTCTGGCCGCCGCCATCCTGTGCGCCGCCGGATCGGCCCTGGCTCAAGACACCACCGAGGTCATCAATCCGTCGTGGTATATCGCCCCGACGGTCGTCGGCATCAAGCCCGATCATGATTTCCTGGTCTCGAAAAAGGACTGGGGCGGCGGGTTGAAGTTCGGTAAGGCCGTGCATCCGCTGTGGGACATCCAGTTTGGCGCCACCCAGGCCCGCGTCGATGGCAACAACGGTTACAACTACCGCCAGACCCTGGTCGGTGTCGACGCCCTGCTGATGCTGTCGCGTAAGACCTTCCGTCCGTATCTGCTGGTCGGCGTGGGCGGCGAGCGCGACCACGAGAGCAATCCGATCCGTAACGCGTCCGGCTGGTCGCCGTACTACCAGGCCGGCCTCGGCTTCCAGGTCAGCATGAACGAGCAATGGTCCCTGCAAGCCGACCTGCGCGACGTGCGCGCCCACCTGCGCGACAACGACAAGTTCGGCTTCTCGCGTGCCAACACCAAGTACGCGACCGTCAGCCTGAACTACGCCTTCAATCCGCCGCCGCGCCCGGCACCTGCCCCGGCACCGGCACCTGCTCCGGCCCCGGTCGTCGAGGCCCCGGCACCGGCACCGGCCGCTCCGCCGCCGCCGCCGGCACGGTTCGAGAAGGTGACCCTGTCGGCCAGCGAACTGTTCGGCTTCGACAAGGCCACCTTGTCGATGCCGCAGCCTAAGCTGGACGACATCGCCGCCGCCCTGCAGGCCGATCCGTCGATCACGAACGTGGAAATCACCGGCTACACCGACCGCCTGGGTTCGGCCAAGTACAACCAGAAGCTGTCGGAGCGCCGCGCCAACGCCGTGCGTGATTACCTGATCAGCAAGGGCGTCGACGGCAGCCGCCTGAAGGCCTACGGCAAGGGTGAGAAGAACCCGGTCGTGACCGACTGCCATCAGAAGAAGCGCAAGGAGCTGATCGCGTGCCTGGCACCGAACCGCCGCGTGGAAGTGGAGCCGATCACCATCGAGCGCCGCGTGCAGTAA
- a CDS encoding winged helix-turn-helix domain-containing protein, with amino-acid sequence MHAATHHNAVQGDLNAVHTSSNSALIERVPPQPTERAPISLAPIERVRSTSATQRRIENMQKLIGELQTHEMLADEIAWFLKFSPSGARKYIRDLREAGVIELARYIEGTATYLGKAVYRISPDPDRVKAFLGAICQPKREGAAPRKERPGLREQSMAGTGRHFHILADDTHYAIRVNRSPVTRDPLVAALFGPPPSQVAKERA; translated from the coding sequence ATGCATGCAGCGACTCACCACAATGCGGTACAAGGCGATCTCAACGCGGTGCACACTTCCAGCAACTCTGCACTGATCGAACGCGTCCCACCGCAGCCGACCGAGCGCGCACCGATTTCGCTCGCGCCGATCGAGCGGGTGCGGTCCACGTCGGCCACGCAGCGCCGTATCGAAAACATGCAGAAGCTGATTGGCGAACTGCAAACCCACGAGATGCTGGCCGATGAAATCGCCTGGTTCCTCAAATTCTCGCCGTCGGGCGCCCGCAAATACATCCGCGACCTGCGCGAAGCCGGCGTGATCGAACTGGCCCGCTACATCGAAGGCACCGCCACCTACCTGGGCAAGGCCGTGTACCGCATTTCGCCGGATCCGGATCGCGTCAAGGCCTTCCTGGGCGCCATCTGCCAGCCCAAGCGCGAAGGCGCGGCCCCGCGCAAGGAGCGTCCGGGCCTGCGCGAACAGAGCATGGCCGGCACCGGCCGCCACTTCCACATCCTCGCCGACGACACGCATTACGCGATCCGCGTCAACCGCAGCCCGGTGACCCGCGATCCCCTCGTCGCCGCACTGTTCGGCCCGCCGCCGAGCCAAGTCGCCAAAGAGCGCGCCTGA
- a CDS encoding glutathione peroxidase → MLPSAESLEGKPVPQVTFKARPNDQWRDVTTDELFKGKTVVVFALPGAFTPTCSSAHLPRYNELAPAFRENGVDDIVCIAVNDAFVMQSWQAGQEAGNITMIPDGNGDFTEGMGLLVDKRDLGFGKRSWRYSMLVKDGIIAKVFIEPEKEGDPFEVSDADTMLRYINPEATPREPVVMFSKPGCPFCARAKAVLKANGVVFTDIPQSATITTSVLRAVSGATTWPQVFIGGKLIGDAEAVAAYFAQPAPAEAK, encoded by the coding sequence ATGCTGCCGAGTGCCGAATCCCTGGAAGGAAAACCGGTTCCGCAAGTCACGTTCAAGGCGCGCCCGAACGACCAGTGGCGCGACGTGACGACCGATGAGCTGTTCAAGGGCAAGACAGTCGTCGTGTTCGCGTTGCCGGGCGCGTTCACGCCCACCTGTTCCTCGGCACACCTGCCGCGCTATAACGAACTGGCGCCGGCGTTCCGCGAGAACGGCGTCGACGACATCGTCTGCATCGCCGTCAACGACGCCTTCGTCATGCAGTCCTGGCAGGCCGGCCAGGAGGCGGGCAATATCACGATGATCCCCGACGGTAACGGCGATTTCACGGAAGGCATGGGCCTGCTCGTCGACAAGCGCGACCTCGGTTTCGGCAAGCGCTCCTGGCGCTACTCGATGCTCGTCAAGGACGGCATCATCGCCAAGGTCTTCATCGAGCCGGAGAAGGAGGGCGATCCGTTCGAAGTCTCGGACGCCGACACCATGTTGCGCTACATCAATCCGGAGGCGACGCCGCGCGAACCCGTCGTGATGTTCTCCAAGCCGGGCTGCCCGTTTTGCGCGCGCGCCAAGGCCGTGCTCAAGGCGAACGGCGTCGTCTTCACGGACATTCCGCAGAGTGCGACAATCACGACCAGCGTGCTGCGCGCCGTTTCCGGCGCCACCACGTGGCCGCAAGTGTTCATTGGCGGCAAGCTGATCGGCGATGCCGAGGCGGTCGCCGCATATTTTGCGCAGCCGGCCCCGGCCGAAGCCAAATAA
- a CDS encoding zinc-dependent peptidase: MEAAFVCAALALAVLLAWFVPRWRLRRVLARPLTRAQLAIIERNVAQYRGMSGDLRAQLQRLVKQFLHQKTFVGCAGLEVTEEMRVTIAAQACLLLLNRPSRVYPGLHAVLVYPGAFLVPRREQDAAGVVTETRQDLLGESWGDGRVVLSWEHVRRAGLAAEGTHNVVLHEFAHQLDSESGSNNGAPFLGSPERYRSWSETLSRDFALLRRDAYWGQRDVLDPYGATNPAEFFAVATESFFEQPHELAARHPELYAEFEAYYRVDPRAWFPAPVAEPESYGAVYGQWR; encoded by the coding sequence ATGGAAGCCGCTTTCGTCTGCGCCGCGCTGGCGCTCGCTGTGCTGCTGGCCTGGTTCGTGCCGCGCTGGCGCCTGCGGCGCGTGCTGGCGCGTCCGCTGACCCGTGCACAACTCGCCATCATCGAACGCAATGTCGCGCAATACCGCGGCATGTCCGGCGATCTGCGCGCGCAATTGCAGCGTCTGGTCAAGCAGTTCCTGCACCAGAAGACATTCGTCGGCTGCGCCGGGCTCGAGGTGACGGAAGAGATGCGCGTGACGATCGCCGCCCAGGCCTGCCTGCTCCTGCTGAACCGGCCCAGCCGGGTGTATCCCGGCCTGCATGCCGTGCTGGTGTATCCCGGCGCCTTCCTCGTGCCGCGCCGCGAGCAGGATGCGGCCGGCGTGGTCACGGAAACGCGCCAGGACCTGCTGGGCGAATCGTGGGGCGACGGCCGCGTCGTACTGTCCTGGGAACACGTGCGGCGCGCGGGGCTGGCGGCCGAGGGCACGCATAACGTCGTGCTGCACGAATTCGCGCACCAGCTCGACAGCGAATCCGGCAGCAACAACGGCGCGCCCTTCCTCGGCAGTCCGGAGCGCTACCGCAGCTGGTCGGAAACGCTGTCGCGCGATTTCGCGCTGCTGCGGCGCGATGCGTACTGGGGCCAGCGCGACGTGCTCGATCCGTACGGCGCCACGAACCCGGCCGAGTTCTTTGCCGTGGCCACGGAAAGCTTCTTCGAGCAGCCGCACGAGCTGGCGGCGCGCCACCCCGAACTGTATGCGGAGTTCGAAGCGTATTACCGCGTGGATCCGCGCGCCTGGTTCCCCGCGCCCGTCGCGGAACCGGAATCCTACGGCGCGGTCTACGGACAGTGGCGCTAG
- the phbB gene encoding acetoacetyl-CoA reductase, with translation MHDNKVALVTGGMGGLGTAICRRLQAEGFRVAATYSPGNATPDAWLAAQRDEGYRFTTYRVDVTDYADCEWMMQKLLAEMGRLDVLVNNAGITRDRSLRKMTLDDWQAVLRADLDSVFNMSKQAVEPMMAQRWGRIINISSVNGQQGAFGQANYAAAKAGMHGFTKALALEMARHGITVNTVSPGYLRTKMVEAVPSEVMNGKILPQIPMGRLGEPDEIAGLVAYLVSEDAGFMTGSNIAINGGQHMY, from the coding sequence ATGCACGATAACAAAGTAGCCTTGGTGACTGGAGGAATGGGTGGGCTCGGCACGGCGATCTGCCGGCGCCTGCAGGCGGAGGGGTTCCGCGTGGCGGCAACCTATTCGCCCGGCAATGCCACGCCTGACGCGTGGCTGGCCGCCCAGAGGGACGAAGGATACCGGTTCACGACGTATCGCGTCGACGTGACCGATTACGCCGACTGCGAATGGATGATGCAGAAACTGCTGGCCGAAATGGGCCGGCTGGATGTGCTCGTGAACAATGCCGGCATCACGCGCGACCGCAGCCTGCGCAAGATGACGCTCGACGATTGGCAGGCCGTCCTGCGTGCCGATCTCGACAGCGTGTTCAACATGAGCAAGCAAGCGGTCGAACCGATGATGGCGCAGCGCTGGGGGCGCATCATCAATATCTCGTCCGTCAATGGCCAGCAAGGCGCTTTCGGCCAAGCCAATTACGCAGCGGCCAAGGCCGGCATGCACGGCTTCACGAAGGCGTTGGCGCTGGAAATGGCGCGCCACGGCATCACCGTGAACACGGTGTCGCCCGGCTATCTGCGCACGAAGATGGTCGAGGCCGTGCCCAGTGAAGTGATGAACGGCAAAATCCTGCCGCAAATCCCCATGGGCCGCCTGGGTGAGCCGGACGAGATTGCCGGCCTGGTCGCCTACCTGGTCTCGGAAGACGCCGGTTTCATGACGGGTTCCAACATCGCCATCAACGGCGGACAACACATGTATTGA
- a CDS encoding TraR/DksA family transcriptional regulator: MEPLTPEQLALLKTMIERRLEALSQVEEPHQDAGELPVDEVETSPLDRATVRLLNDLSREAAGHHSAEMRQLRQALARIEDGTYGFCEECGQPIGASRLLARPEARLCIDCQTRAERR, from the coding sequence ATGGAACCCCTTACGCCCGAGCAGCTGGCACTGCTCAAGACCATGATCGAACGGCGCCTCGAGGCCTTGTCCCAGGTCGAGGAACCGCACCAGGACGCCGGCGAGTTGCCTGTGGACGAGGTCGAGACGTCGCCGCTGGACCGTGCCACCGTACGCCTGCTGAACGACTTGTCGCGTGAAGCGGCCGGCCACCATTCGGCCGAGATGCGCCAGCTGCGCCAGGCCCTGGCAAGAATCGAAGACGGTACCTACGGATTCTGCGAGGAATGCGGCCAGCCGATCGGCGCGTCGCGCCTGCTGGCCCGGCCGGAGGCCCGCCTGTGCATCGATTGCCAGACGCGGGCCGAACGGCGCTAG
- the otnI gene encoding 2-oxo-tetronate isomerase, whose protein sequence is MPRFAANLSLMFNELGFLERFGAARAAGFDGVEFLFPYAFDAEQIAGRLQRYQLELALHNFPAGDWAAGERGLACDPRRVGEFQDTVELALEYALDLGVKRLHCLAGKLPPNVAAERAHATFVDNLRFAAAALAPHGIALLIEPINDRDIPGYFLTRSAQAAAIIAEAAVPNLFLQYDIYHMQRMEGDLAHTLRERLPLIRHIQLADVPGRHEPGTGEINFPFLFRTLDELGYDGWVGCEYIPQGDTVAGLGWRDRL, encoded by the coding sequence ATGCCTCGCTTCGCCGCCAACCTGAGCCTGATGTTCAACGAGCTCGGCTTCCTGGAACGTTTCGGCGCCGCCCGCGCGGCCGGCTTCGACGGCGTCGAATTCCTGTTCCCGTATGCCTTCGACGCCGAGCAGATCGCCGGCCGCCTGCAGCGCTACCAGTTGGAGCTGGCGCTGCATAATTTTCCGGCCGGCGACTGGGCGGCCGGCGAACGGGGCCTGGCCTGCGATCCGCGCCGCGTCGGCGAATTCCAGGACACCGTCGAGCTCGCGCTGGAATACGCGCTCGACCTGGGCGTGAAGCGCCTGCACTGCCTGGCCGGCAAGCTGCCGCCGAACGTCGCGGCCGAACGCGCGCACGCGACCTTCGTCGACAACCTCCGCTTCGCCGCCGCCGCGCTGGCCCCGCATGGCATCGCCCTGCTGATCGAACCGATCAACGACCGCGACATCCCCGGTTATTTCCTGACCCGCAGCGCGCAAGCTGCCGCCATCATCGCGGAAGCGGCCGTGCCGAATCTGTTCCTGCAATACGACATCTACCACATGCAGCGCATGGAAGGCGACCTCGCCCACACCTTGCGCGAACGCCTGCCGCTGATCCGCCACATCCAACTGGCCGATGTGCCCGGCCGCCACGAGCCGGGCACCGGCGAGATCAATTTCCCCTTCCTGTTCCGCACATTGGACGAACTGGGTTACGACGGCTGGGTCGGCTGCGAATACATCCCGCAAGGCGACACCGTTGCGGGCCTGGGCTGGCGCGACCGGCTCTGA
- a CDS encoding MFS transporter gives MNERSQLLRDRNFTWLMSGGAISALGDQFTQIALPWLVLKLTGDAVALGLAVALMGIPRAILILFGGALVDRHSPKRVLMLTKHVNTVLLAVLAILVYSGHARLPVVLALALGLSLASAFSIPAGTSMLPHAVAPQHLQAANGMMMGLRQITMLAGPLLAGLLFALAGDGSDGPQHMRGLALAFGVDCVSFAVSAWTLANVQPRPFTPPAPQPVLRAVADGLAAVWRDTLLRTCFIYWGLCACVVGGVMQVALPLLASSRLHGASALGLLMGAHGAGALLGMAVSGIAGKRRAGNLGMTLLLIDGIAGVLLVPLGMITASWQSMLINIVIGVLGGVVQVAVFTWIQQRVPRELLGRTMSLFMFIFMGLAPLAAALAGWIASRVTLTTLFGGAGLCLAGAALLAWVFTPMRALRDAPIRTMV, from the coding sequence ATGAACGAACGATCCCAACTGCTGCGCGACCGCAATTTCACCTGGCTGATGAGCGGCGGCGCCATCTCCGCCCTCGGCGACCAGTTCACCCAGATCGCCCTGCCCTGGCTCGTGCTCAAGCTGACGGGCGACGCCGTCGCGCTGGGCCTGGCCGTCGCGTTGATGGGCATCCCGCGCGCCATCCTGATCCTGTTCGGCGGCGCGCTCGTCGACCGCCACTCGCCCAAGCGGGTCCTGATGCTCACCAAGCACGTCAACACCGTGCTGCTGGCCGTGCTCGCCATCCTCGTCTACAGCGGCCACGCGCGCCTGCCGGTCGTGCTCGCGCTGGCACTGGGCTTGTCGCTCGCGTCGGCGTTCAGCATCCCGGCCGGTACGTCGATGCTGCCCCATGCCGTCGCGCCGCAACACCTGCAAGCCGCGAACGGCATGATGATGGGGCTGCGCCAGATCACGATGCTGGCCGGACCGCTGCTGGCCGGCCTGCTGTTCGCGCTCGCCGGCGACGGCAGCGACGGTCCACAGCACATGCGCGGCCTGGCGCTCGCGTTCGGCGTCGACTGCGTCAGCTTCGCCGTGTCCGCGTGGACGCTCGCGAACGTCCAGCCGCGCCCGTTCACGCCGCCGGCGCCGCAACCGGTGCTGCGGGCCGTCGCGGACGGTCTCGCGGCCGTGTGGCGCGACACCTTGCTGCGCACCTGCTTCATCTATTGGGGCTTGTGTGCGTGCGTGGTCGGCGGTGTGATGCAGGTCGCGCTGCCGCTGCTGGCCAGCAGCCGCCTGCACGGCGCGTCCGCGCTGGGTCTCCTGATGGGTGCGCATGGCGCCGGCGCGCTGCTGGGCATGGCCGTGAGCGGGATCGCCGGGAAGCGGCGCGCCGGCAATCTCGGCATGACATTGTTGCTGATCGATGGCATCGCCGGCGTGCTGCTCGTGCCGCTGGGCATGATCACCGCCAGTTGGCAGAGCATGCTGATCAACATCGTGATCGGCGTGCTGGGCGGCGTCGTGCAGGTCGCCGTGTTCACGTGGATCCAGCAACGCGTGCCGCGCGAACTGCTGGGCCGCACGATGAGCCTGTTCATGTTCATCTTCATGGGCCTGGCGCCCCTCGCGGCCGCGCTGGCCGGATGGATCGCCAGCCGCGTGACGTTGACGACGCTGTTCGGCGGCGCCGGCCTGTGTCTCGCGGGTGCCGCGCTGCTGGCGTGGGTGTTCACGCCGATGCGCGCGTTGCGCGATGCACCCATCCGCACGATGGTTTAG
- a CDS encoding MarR family winged helix-turn-helix transcriptional regulator, producing MTSTDDTPDTLTTEFCLRLSRAWATLVRRLDSALGGHHGISFADYQLLLHLQRAPGGRLRRVDLADKLGLTASGVTRSLLPLEKIGLVTRQSDPRDARVGYALITPTGSELVTNATTVVDNVSRAMLGGPARAQLQATSDLLAQIAGIGR from the coding sequence ATGACCTCGACCGACGATACCCCCGATACCCTCACCACCGAATTCTGCCTGCGCCTGTCGCGCGCCTGGGCGACGCTCGTGCGCCGGCTCGACAGCGCCCTGGGCGGCCATCACGGCATCAGCTTCGCCGACTACCAGTTGCTGCTGCACCTGCAGCGCGCGCCGGGCGGACGCCTGCGCCGCGTCGACCTGGCCGACAAGCTGGGGCTGACCGCGTCCGGCGTGACGCGCTCGCTGCTGCCGCTGGAAAAGATCGGCCTCGTCACGCGCCAGAGCGACCCGCGCGACGCCCGCGTCGGCTACGCGCTGATCACGCCGACGGGCAGCGAACTCGTGACCAACGCGACGACCGTCGTCGACAACGTCAGCCGCGCCATGCTGGGCGGCCCGGCGCGCGCGCAGCTGCAGGCGACGTCGGACCTGCTCGCGCAGATCGCGGGCATCGGCCGCTGA